The following proteins come from a genomic window of Pyxidicoccus sp. MSG2:
- a CDS encoding SRPBCC family protein, producing the protein MKNRTTVERKSERETVVTRTFNGPARIVFEAWTKPELFKKWWVPKSMGMTLVSCEMDVRTGGKYRLVFGQGMAFFGTYKEVTPHSRLVWTNEEGGDNESVTTVTFEEKGGKTLLVVSELYPSKEALDAAGTGAAEALVETFQQLDELLVTLGASVGRA; encoded by the coding sequence ATGAAGAACCGCACGACTGTGGAACGGAAGTCCGAGCGTGAGACCGTCGTCACTCGAACTTTCAATGGTCCGGCACGCATCGTGTTCGAGGCGTGGACAAAGCCCGAGCTGTTCAAGAAGTGGTGGGTGCCGAAGTCGATGGGAATGACCCTGGTTTCCTGCGAGATGGATGTGCGTACCGGGGGCAAGTACCGTCTGGTGTTCGGCCAAGGGATGGCGTTCTTCGGTACGTACAAAGAAGTGACACCGCACTCGCGCCTCGTCTGGACCAATGAGGAAGGTGGTGACAATGAGTCCGTCACCACGGTGACCTTCGAGGAAAAAGGGGGCAAGACGCTGCTGGTCGTGAGCGAGCTCTACCCCTCGAAGGAAGCTCTCGACGCTGCCGGCACCGGGGCGGCGGAGGCGCTGGTCGAGACGTTCCAGCAACTGGACGAGCTTCTCGTCACCCTGGGCGCGAGCGTAGGACGGGCATGA
- a CDS encoding SH3 domain-containing protein gives MRILSLAVMGTTASLAACAAPSALAVSPAGVPAFSEDMLSPEFWIRRAPSPDEVLLDADQVAAKRMRAFGPDGGLVDLKRIPATLTRARVAGWVKDAQQTPIQASIDEQGRPVTEAMLEELRQNAATEHIPEVSTARYGLSVRRTPLRSLPSDRRFFAEENLRDYESLQAGILFPGEPVVIAHHSADQQWLFVLTTQGPAWVRRGDVAEGTADTVFSYVAKAPGRVVTGDQVRTVFTPEAPGVSELELDMGAALPRADVAPGEPVNGASSYASWPVLLPVREQDGTLAFQSALLRRSADTAPGYLPLTRANILRQAFKFLGERYGWGHQFNARDCSGLTSEVYRSLGLFLPPNSGMQGKSVALNHRLFTAQDSHAERLRALAQAQVGDLIVVPGHVLMLIGHVDGEPYVIQDVPYAVFKDPATQQLRKTKLNQVSVTPLLPLYADDTTLYVDAMTSLVHVTRP, from the coding sequence ATGCGGATTCTCTCGCTCGCGGTGATGGGGACCACCGCCAGCCTTGCCGCCTGCGCCGCGCCGTCGGCGCTCGCCGTGTCTCCGGCCGGGGTGCCCGCGTTCAGCGAAGACATGCTGTCGCCCGAGTTCTGGATCCGCCGCGCGCCGTCTCCCGACGAGGTGCTGCTCGATGCCGACCAGGTGGCGGCGAAGCGCATGCGCGCCTTCGGTCCGGATGGGGGCCTGGTCGACTTGAAGCGCATCCCGGCCACGCTGACGCGGGCGCGGGTTGCCGGCTGGGTCAAGGATGCGCAGCAGACGCCCATCCAGGCATCCATCGACGAACAGGGCCGACCGGTGACGGAGGCGATGCTCGAAGAACTGCGCCAGAACGCCGCGACCGAGCACATCCCCGAAGTCTCCACCGCGCGCTACGGCCTCAGCGTGCGGCGCACGCCCCTGCGGTCACTGCCGTCCGACCGGCGATTCTTCGCGGAGGAGAACCTGCGCGACTACGAGAGCCTGCAGGCCGGCATCCTGTTCCCAGGCGAGCCGGTCGTCATCGCGCACCACAGCGCGGACCAGCAATGGCTGTTCGTCCTGACGACCCAGGGCCCCGCGTGGGTCCGGCGCGGAGATGTCGCGGAAGGCACGGCGGACACGGTGTTCTCGTACGTGGCGAAAGCGCCCGGGCGTGTCGTCACGGGCGACCAGGTGCGCACGGTCTTCACGCCGGAAGCACCAGGGGTGTCCGAGCTCGAGCTCGACATGGGGGCCGCCCTGCCACGGGCCGACGTGGCACCCGGCGAGCCCGTCAACGGCGCCAGCAGCTATGCGTCGTGGCCGGTGTTGCTGCCGGTGCGCGAGCAGGACGGCACACTGGCCTTCCAGAGCGCGCTGCTGCGCCGTTCCGCCGACACCGCGCCGGGCTATCTGCCGCTGACACGTGCCAACATCCTCCGTCAGGCGTTCAAGTTCCTCGGCGAGCGCTACGGCTGGGGGCACCAGTTCAATGCGCGCGACTGCAGCGGCCTGACCAGCGAAGTGTATCGCAGCCTGGGGCTGTTTCTGCCGCCCAACTCCGGGATGCAGGGGAAGAGCGTGGCGCTGAACCACCGCCTCTTCACGGCGCAGGACTCGCACGCCGAGCGGCTGCGCGCGCTGGCTCAAGCGCAGGTGGGTGACCTCATCGTCGTTCCCGGTCATGTATTGATGCTCATCGGCCACGTGGATGGCGAGCCCTACGTCATCCAGGATGTCCCGTACGCCGTGTTCAAGGATCCGGCCACGCAGCAGCTCCGAAAGACGAAGCTGAACCAGGTATCGGTCACTCCGCTGCTGCCGCTGTATGCCGACGACACGACCCTGTACGTGGACGCGATGACGAGCCTCGTGCACGTCACGCGGCCATAG
- a CDS encoding ArsR/SmtB family transcription factor has translation MVQYANAGLDASFAALSDATRRGVLEQLGRAEASITDLAEKFNMTLTGMKKHVGVLERAGLVITEKVGRVRTCKIGPRRLEEEMAWLERYRQLWDARFDELDRVVEELKRKEQVDGRKKRE, from the coding sequence ATGGTTCAGTATGCAAATGCCGGCCTCGATGCTTCGTTCGCCGCGCTCTCCGACGCCACCCGACGCGGTGTTCTGGAGCAGCTCGGGCGTGCGGAGGCCTCGATCACGGACCTCGCCGAGAAGTTCAACATGACCCTCACGGGCATGAAGAAGCACGTCGGTGTCCTGGAGCGGGCCGGGCTCGTGATCACGGAGAAGGTCGGGCGTGTGCGGACCTGCAAGATCGGCCCGCGCCGACTGGAGGAAGAGATGGCATGGCTCGAGAGGTACCGCCAGCTCTGGGACGCACGCTTCGACGAGTTGGACAGGGTTGTCGAGGAATTGAAACGGAAGGAGCAGGTCGATGGACGCAAGAAGAGAGAGTGA
- a CDS encoding lipocalin family protein produces MARPKNPLVWILLAVGGACAFCCTGTLGLMALGFFAGDSDTPGTPGAVNRARGGSPGEPGGFAFDAPQGWKAQEDGRFILEWTEQGDTLGVEALRLPALPGLDDAEGRLARLWQERIGADWNGVQPNPLVMRRFMSNGARAFFTAAVVRAKNNDRSFRVSLYLVEAGDRLEPLVFIQSFMTPGGLGEALSASFSWNRSYARVEEALKGVRGSPVGLPLVDDAEVAGHFVYGTSTGAQWVNTYTGATTMTAVSYSIEYTFGANHAFQYKYAGASGQVGAMKFGSEDDQGTWSVKHDVLTLTGANRTRRYLLIGAARSPEGKRTLYLMREGQGWSLAPGAIGQDGELYVAAD; encoded by the coding sequence ATGGCCCGTCCCAAGAATCCCCTCGTCTGGATACTCCTCGCGGTCGGAGGCGCCTGCGCGTTCTGCTGCACCGGCACCCTGGGGCTCATGGCCCTGGGCTTCTTCGCCGGAGACAGCGACACTCCCGGGACTCCAGGCGCGGTGAACCGGGCGCGTGGCGGCAGCCCGGGCGAGCCCGGCGGCTTCGCGTTCGACGCGCCCCAGGGATGGAAGGCCCAGGAGGACGGGCGGTTCATCCTCGAGTGGACCGAACAGGGTGACACCCTGGGGGTGGAAGCACTCCGGCTGCCGGCCCTGCCCGGGCTCGACGACGCCGAGGGCCGGCTCGCGCGGCTGTGGCAGGAGCGCATTGGCGCGGATTGGAACGGCGTGCAGCCGAACCCGCTGGTGATGCGGCGCTTCATGTCCAACGGGGCCCGCGCCTTCTTCACCGCCGCGGTGGTGCGCGCGAAGAACAACGACCGGAGCTTCCGCGTGAGCCTCTACCTGGTGGAGGCGGGCGACCGCCTGGAGCCGCTGGTGTTCATCCAGAGCTTCATGACGCCCGGGGGCCTGGGTGAAGCCCTGTCGGCCTCGTTCTCCTGGAACAGGTCCTACGCCCGGGTGGAGGAGGCGCTGAAAGGTGTGCGCGGGAGCCCCGTGGGACTGCCGCTGGTGGACGACGCGGAGGTGGCGGGCCACTTCGTCTACGGCACCAGCACCGGAGCCCAGTGGGTCAACACCTATACCGGCGCCACCACCATGACGGCGGTCTCCTACAGCATCGAGTACACCTTCGGCGCCAATCACGCGTTCCAATACAAGTACGCGGGCGCGTCCGGACAGGTGGGGGCGATGAAGTTCGGCTCCGAAGACGACCAGGGTACCTGGAGCGTGAAACACGACGTGCTGACGCTCACTGGCGCGAACCGGACACGCCGGTACCTGCTCATCGGAGCCGCGCGCTCGCCAGAGGGAAAGCGCACGCTCTACCTCATGCGGGAGGGCCAGGGCTGGTCACTTGCCCCGGGCGCCATCGGTCAGGACGGCGAGCTGTACGTGGCGGCGGACTGA